CGCGCCAGGACGCGATACGGCAATAAGGGCGCGCGGCGGGCTGCAGCTGTGAGTCGAGCAGTTCTTGCAGGTGCGAGAGACGCTGGGCCTCGGCGAACAGCGATTGCAGAGGCTTGGCTTCGCGCAGCAGCTTGGTCGATGCCTGGGCGGGCAGGGGGCGGAAGGCCATGATGGAGAACCCGGGTGAATGAAGGACGATGGTAGCAGAAGGCGGATTCCTCCGGTTGGGGATGCTTGCCGCGGCGCAGCCTTGAAGTTGTGCGGCCGCGTCACCATATCCAGCAGGCGGATCGAAAGTTATCTGTCCATGCATTGCCCGAAATGTCATGGAGTGCGAAGCTTCCAAGGATGACTTCGGCACTTTTTTCATACACGTTTCCGGGTAGAATGCCCGCTTCGTTGCCGTTCCGCGCCGCGGCCAGCCAGTCGGGCAGCCCTCCAATTCTCCAGTTCGGATGACCCAGTCGATATGTTTGCGCCTTTGTTGAAAAAACTCTTTGGAAGCAAGAACGAGCGCGAAGTGAAGCGCATGGCCAAGCAGGTCCAGGCCATCAATGCACTCGAGCCCCAGATGGTCCCGCTATCCGATGAGCAACTGAAGGCCAAGACCGAAGAGTTCAAGGCGCGTGTTGCCAAGGGGGAAACCCTCGACCAGATCCTGCCCGAAGCCTTCGCCGTCGCCCGTGAGGCCGGCAAGCGCGTGATGGGCATGCGTCACTTCGACGTCCAGCTGATCGGCGGCATGAGCCTGCACGAAGGCAAGATCGCCGAAATGCGTACCGGTGAGGGCAAGACCCTCGTGGGTACCCTGGCCGTCTACCTGAACGCCCTGTCCGGCAAAGGCGTGCACGTGGTCACCGTGAACGACTACCTAGCCCGCCGCGACGCCAACTGGATGCGCCCGCTGTACGAGTTCCTCGGTCTTTCCGTGGGCATCGTCAGCCCGTTCCAGCCGCCGGAAGAGAAGCGCGCCGCCTACGCCTCCGACATCACCTACGGCACCAACAACGAATTCGGCTTCGATTACCTGCGCGACAACATGGCGTTCAGCCTGGAGGACAAGTTCCAGCGCGAGCTGAACTTCGCCGTGGTCGACGAAGTGGACTCCATCCTCATCGACGAAGCGCGGACTCCGCTGATCATCTCCGGCCAGGCCGAAGACAGCTCCGAGCTGTACATCAAGATCAACAAGCTGATCCCGCGCTTGAATCGCCACATCGAGGAAGTCGAAGGCCAGGTGACCCAGCAGGGCCACTACAGCATCGACGAGAAGACCCGCCAGGTCGAACTCAACGAGCAGGGGCATGCCTACGTCGAGGAACTGCTGACCCAGAACGGCCTGCTGGCCGAGGGCGAGAGTCTCTACTCGGCGCACAACCTCAGCCTGCTGACCCACGTCTACGCCGCGCTGCGTGCCCACACCCTGTTCCACCGCAACGTCGAGTACATCGTCCAGGGCGACCAGGTCCTGCTGATCGACGAGCACACCGGCCGTACCATGCCGGGTCGCCGCCTCTCCGAGGGCCTGCACCAGGCCATCGAGGCGAAGGAAAACCTGCCGATCCAGGCCGAGAGCCAGACCCTGGCCTCGACCACCTTCCAGAACTACTTCCGCCTCTACACCAAGCTGGCCGGCATGACCGGTACCGCCGATACCGAGGCCTTCGAGTTCCGCCAGACCTACGGCCTGGACGTGGTGGTGATCCCGACCCACCGTCCGGTCGCTCGTAAGGACTTCAACGACCTGGTCTACCTGACCCAGGACGAGAAGTACGCCGCCATCATCACCGACGTGCAGCAGTGCCAGGCGCTGGGTCGTCCGATCCTGGTGGGTACCGCTTCGGTCGAAACCTCCGAATACGTCTCGCAGCTGCTGCAGAAGGCCGGTATCGAGCACAAGGTACTGAACGCCAAGTACCACGAGAAGGAAGCCGAGATCATCGCCCAGGCCGGTCGTCCGGGCTCGGTCACCATCGCCACCAATATGGCCGGTCGTGGTACCGATATCCTGCTGGGCGGCAACTGGGAAGTGGAAGTCGCCGCGCTGGAGACCCCCACCGACGAGCAGGTCGCGCAGATCAAGGCCGACTGGCAGAAGCGTCACCAGCAGGTCATCGAAGCCGGCGGCCTGCACGTGATCGCCTCCGAGCGCCACGAGTCCCGTCGTATCGACAACCAGTTGCGTGGCCGTGCCGGCCGTCAGGGCGACCCGGGTTCCAGCCGTTTCTACCTGTCGCTGGAAGACCACCTGATGCGCATCTTCGCCTCCGACCGGGTGAAGAACTTCATGAAGGCCCTGGGCATGCAGCCGGGCGAGGCGATCGAGCACCGCATGGTGACCAACGCCATCGAAAAGGCACAGCGCAAGGTCGAAGGCCGCAACTTCGACATTCGTAAGCAACTGCTGGAGTTCGACGACGTCGCCAACGAGCAGCGCAAGGTGATCTACCACATGCGCAACAGCCTGCTGGCGGCCGAAAATATCGGCGACACCATCGTCGAGTTCCGCGAGGAAACCCTGAGCAACACCATCAGCCAGCACATTCCGCCGCAGTCGCTGCCAGAACAGTGGGACATCGCTGGCCTGGAAGCAGCGCTGTACAGCGACTTCGCCCTGAAGCTGCCGGTACAGCAGTGGCTGGACGAAGACGAGAAACTCTACGAGGAAACCCTGCGCGAGAAGATCCTCGCCGAGCTGGTGGCCGCCTACAACGAGAAGGAAGAGCTCGCCGGCGCCGAAGCCCTGCGCACCTTCGAGAAGCAGATGCTGCTGCGTGTGCTGGACGACCTGTGGAAGGACCACCTGTCCACTATGGATCACCTGCGCCACGGTATTCACCTGCGCGGCTACGCACAGAAGAACCCGAAGCAGGAATACAAGCGCGAGTCCTTCAACCTGTTCCAGGAACTGCTGGACTCGGTCCGGCGCGACACCATCCGTGTGCTTTCCTTCGTTCAGGTTCGCCGCGAAGACCCGGCCGAGGAAGAAGCCCGTCTGCGCCGCGAAGCCGAGGAAATGGCCAAGCGCATGCAGTTCCAGCATGCCGCCGCGCCGTCCATGGAGCAGGCCACCGCCACCGACGAAGAAGGCGAGCAGCCTGAAGGCGCCGCGAACGTCGTGCCGATGGAGCCGGTGCGCAACGAGCCGAAGATCGGCCGCAACGAGCCGTGCCCCTGCGGTTCGGGCAAGAAATACAAGCACTGCCACGGTCAGGTGGAATAACCTCTCCCGACCCTGATACCGACGCCGCGACCGGCCTAGCCGCTCGCGGCGTTTTTCTCATCTGATCCACTGTTTCGATAGGAGCGCGTCACATGGCTGTTGGTCTCGGCCCCATGTCCACCCTGCACCCGGTTCCCGGTTTCGAACTCGGCATCGCCTCCGCCGGTATCAAGCGTCCCGGTCGCAAGGACATCGTGGTGATGCGCTGTGCCGAAGGCTCCAGCGTAGCGGGTGTGTTCACCACCAACGCCTTCTGCGCCGCGCCGGTGATCCTGGCACGCAAGCGTTTCCTGGGCCCGGTGCGCTACCTGCTGACCAACACCGGCAACGCCAACGCTGGCACCGGTGAGTCGGGCCTGGCCGCCGCTACCCGCACCTGCGCCAGGCTGGCCGAGCTTGCCGGTGTGCCGGAAAACGCCGTGCTGCCGTACTCCACCGGGGTGATCGGCGAGCCGCTGCCGGTCGAGAAGATCGAAGCCGCGCTGCCCGCCGCGCTGGCCAACCTGTCCGTGGACAACTGGGCCGATGCCGCCGCCGGCATCATGACCACCGACACCCTGCCCAAGGGCGCCAGCCGCCAGTTCGAGCATGATGGCGTGACCATCACCGTCACCGGCATCAGCAAGGGCGCCGGTATGATCAAGCCGAACATGGCC
This Pseudomonas sp. ATCC 13867 DNA region includes the following protein-coding sequences:
- the secA gene encoding preprotein translocase subunit SecA, which translates into the protein MFAPLLKKLFGSKNEREVKRMAKQVQAINALEPQMVPLSDEQLKAKTEEFKARVAKGETLDQILPEAFAVAREAGKRVMGMRHFDVQLIGGMSLHEGKIAEMRTGEGKTLVGTLAVYLNALSGKGVHVVTVNDYLARRDANWMRPLYEFLGLSVGIVSPFQPPEEKRAAYASDITYGTNNEFGFDYLRDNMAFSLEDKFQRELNFAVVDEVDSILIDEARTPLIISGQAEDSSELYIKINKLIPRLNRHIEEVEGQVTQQGHYSIDEKTRQVELNEQGHAYVEELLTQNGLLAEGESLYSAHNLSLLTHVYAALRAHTLFHRNVEYIVQGDQVLLIDEHTGRTMPGRRLSEGLHQAIEAKENLPIQAESQTLASTTFQNYFRLYTKLAGMTGTADTEAFEFRQTYGLDVVVIPTHRPVARKDFNDLVYLTQDEKYAAIITDVQQCQALGRPILVGTASVETSEYVSQLLQKAGIEHKVLNAKYHEKEAEIIAQAGRPGSVTIATNMAGRGTDILLGGNWEVEVAALETPTDEQVAQIKADWQKRHQQVIEAGGLHVIASERHESRRIDNQLRGRAGRQGDPGSSRFYLSLEDHLMRIFASDRVKNFMKALGMQPGEAIEHRMVTNAIEKAQRKVEGRNFDIRKQLLEFDDVANEQRKVIYHMRNSLLAAENIGDTIVEFREETLSNTISQHIPPQSLPEQWDIAGLEAALYSDFALKLPVQQWLDEDEKLYEETLREKILAELVAAYNEKEELAGAEALRTFEKQMLLRVLDDLWKDHLSTMDHLRHGIHLRGYAQKNPKQEYKRESFNLFQELLDSVRRDTIRVLSFVQVRREDPAEEEARLRREAEEMAKRMQFQHAAAPSMEQATATDEEGEQPEGAANVVPMEPVRNEPKIGRNEPCPCGSGKKYKHCHGQVE